Part of the Zingiber officinale cultivar Zhangliang chromosome 6A, Zo_v1.1, whole genome shotgun sequence genome, CTCTGAATGCCTTTAGATCTTCCTATATATCCTGTTGCTTGATTCACAAATTACAAAAGTTCCATCTTATGAAGAAACcatgagtacagtactcttctgCACTTGAATTATCTGGTTAATTTAACTGCACCATTGTTTTGTATGCCATTTCATTTTTTAATCTCTTACAAGAAGTCTTAGTGTTTGATTTCTTAAAAATTCCATCAAATGAAGAACTAATATAGTGAGCACAGTACTTTGTGGCACTAGAAGTTTCTAGTTAATTCAACTGCTCTAACTTTTGCATCACAAGTCTTGCATAAGAAAACTTAGtgcttgatttttttattttttattttttatttttaaattccaTCATATAATGAACTAATATAGTTAGTACAGTACTGAGTACTATAAGTATCTGTTTAATTCAACTGCAGCATTTCTTTGTATGCTATTGTATCGTAAGTCTCTAATAAGAAATCTTAGTGCTTGACGTCTTAAAAGTCCCATCATATGGATAACTAATATAGTTAGTACAGCATGCTGTTGCACTGGAAGCATCTAATTGATTCAATAGTAGCATTGCCTTGTATACTGTTTACTGAACAATCTCTTTCCAAGAAATCTTCGTTCTTGATTTCTTTATCACAATCCTATTCTTTCATTTTTTCTTTGAGAACAAGATTGCTTTTTTGGATACTGCTGTTGTTTTAAATCACCCTACAAGTATATATCAATTCATTCATCTTGTTTGGATACTCTATGCCTAAAGCAAGCCTATCTGTGTAACACATTTCACTGTCACACACATGTTATGCCACTGCAATGACTAATATGTTTTTCACTCTAGCGAACATTGAAAACGACTTATCAAATTCTTTTCTGCATGACAGGTTGGAACAATCACTCTTCTGGCTTTGACAGGCTTGCTGAtttttttatgtttcttgttCACAGCCACACTAAATGCTGTTATTGTTTCTCTACTGGTGTCTTTGGTAGCTGCTGGTGGTTTTTTGGCTTTCTTCTTTTCATGCTTAATCGCAATTTATATTGGCACATTATCCATAGCAGCTTTTGCAATCTCCATAACAACTATCTCAACAATCATAGCCATCATGGTAGCTACTGGTATGTAATAAATTCTTATCATCAATTGTTTATATTTTCAGATGCCCTTTAGGATGAAAGAATCAATTTATATtccaaacaaaataaaaaataagtggTAATTGTATTTTTCTCGAGAAATATTTTTTCATAGCATTTTCTCAGTGATCTGCAATCGTTCCCTTGTGAAAGATCCCTACCTGTATAATTATTTTTACATCTCTTTCAAGTGAGTTGTTTACTGCATCTAACccattcaaatttaattatataatgATTTAATCACTTGAATTTTATTGCATACAAAGTAAACCACCAATTACTCATCTTTACATTAATTGGAGTAATTTACTTTGTGAAATTTGTACCTACCATAGATTATGATAACATTAATAATATTCACTATCAAAAGATTAAGAATCCTAGGATTGTGTGGTACATATATCTTTTGACGTCTTTCGTTATAAATTTTTAGTTTCTGTtattagaatttaattgatgtTGCATGACAGAAGTGTGTTAAATGAACATCGCAGTAAGTACCTTGATGTAGTCAAAAAACCTTTTACTAACCCAATGCGACTTGGGTAGGGGTCAAATTTATTGTTCTTGGTTCTGAATGCTTTCAGGTCAATTGGCCTTAATCTGAAAACTTGGATCAGATCAATTTTGATCGAGAATTGATCGGATTCAACCCAACCCATATATGCATTTATATAACTGCTacctaaatctttttttttttttttggaaatatatTTGTGATTTGAATTAAATTCTCGTCGTTTAAACATTGTTGCAGGATGGATTGGATTCTTCTGGGTCATTTGGCTTGTTGCCAAGAAAAGTTTGGGCCTCACGTCGCAATCAGTTAGTAAGGCAAGTTCCATCATATCAACATATTCAAAAACTCGGCAAGCAAGCTAGGATGCTGCACCGAGTACTTCAGGTTGAAAATGATTGATTTTGCGAACATTCGTATCTTTATACTTGTTGATTGCAAGCATGTAAGTATATCGACAACTGATGCATCATGCTCAGTTTTGACATTCAATGCAATTCATTGCACAACTTCACTGAGCAAATGCATGTGATAAAGTTGTGTTTGCATTTTGTTAGAGAGGAATAGTTAAGTATAAATGAAAAGAATCCCTTTGGCTTGAAGTTTGAACTAATCCTTAGCATTTCCATTTTGCATGAGATTGGAGTACTTGTATTTTGTACCGCATAATAGTCCATGTACATTGATAAATCATGTATCGAACAAgtacaaaatatatttttttacaaaaaggAGGTTTTCTTCACTAGTGAAAAATAGTGAAGTTTTGTTAATTTtatattgtttttcttttggtgCTTCATGGAGAAAAATAATGGAAAAGAAATCAGTGTTGGAACTCAACTAAGCTACTTGGACATGGATCATATACCTTCTGTTCTTCCCTTTTTTTCTtgcaaaaggaaaaaggaaaaagttttATTTGATTGTATTTGCTTTACTACATTATCTATATAAAATATTCTTAAGTTGTTTTTTGATCCATAGCTATAGAAACTTGATCAGAAGAGCTTTGGATAACTTATTCACTAATTGAATAAGTTGGTTAATTAGTTGAATTGCATATTAAACCATGAATTGATTTAGTCAAACTAATTACTATCGACCCTTGGACTATAAATGTTTCTGATACTATTGGATTACTCTTTTCTTGAATGATGATAATCTTTTCTAGATCCATTCCATATTTAATGTCTCTTATTCTTTACCATTTGTTCAATGCACAACTGATAACATGAGCTAACCTAATTGCTTTCATTTTTTATTCATGCAAGTTGAAGTTGAGGACAGTGGTTACATAAATTTGAGGTCCATAATGCAACAAGATTAAGATTTCCTATTCTTTCACTAATTAAATAAAACCACTTGAAATATTTTGTTGCAAGATATTTTTGTGTTGAGTAGTTGTGCACACAATGCATTTATCTGTTTTATTTAGTGAAGCACAATTGTAGATTTCCATGGAGACAAAGTATCAATTTCAACACTCTTATCATCATCATTATTATCGACTACAttacattctttttttttttgttgagctCTATGCAGAATTTTCATTGGTGTTCTGACTAATAATATGATTTTGAGTCTGTCATTGGAGAAGAACCAAGTGACGTTTCTATTATTGTTTTATATTTGGTTAAGAGATACATAGATATGATTATATTGAGATGGTTATTAATATTTTCTctcttattattttatatatatatatatatataactttatttttatttattcttatgTATTTGTTGTACTAttaggtttaattttttaaataaaaaaaatcaacatttcaTCTTTGAAAAAGCAAATTTTCACAATTATTACTTTCTTTTTGTTGTAATTAATCTTTTCCATCTTACTAAATGAAAAACATCAACTTCCATATAGATTCtactgattttattttatttttctcaatgaaGTGATATTTTTAAAATGGACTTGGCTAATCTTCACTGCCcatattaaggataaataatatTTAGCTTGAGAAGATGACACACTCCAACCAATTATACATAATTATTAGATCTATtaagagttaaaaaaaattcatggCTCTAATTTTTTGGAGCCattaattttgtttttctaagccatttttttattaaaaaaattgaatagtTAGAATACTTAaacaattcaaaataaaaaatagtaaaactaGAGGTCACAAAGCTAAGAGAATATATTCAAAACCAAGCAAGTgggaataaataaatttataataaaattatcattCTTAGCATGAGACAAAATAGAAAATATCTCacattatttaatatataaatgtcAGAATTCAGCCGTTGTTTCGCGGATAGTCTTGACTTTAGCCTTCTTCTCCGAGCCCTTGTCCATTGTATAACTAATGCTTGAATGTCCTTCAACCCCTCCTTATCAAGTGGGagtaaaataaattcataatataATGATGATTATTATTATACTAATGAAATCATTATCTCATCCCTCTAAGACCCTTGTTCGAACAACTTAGATCTAAGAACTTCTCAACTTTGCACATTAACAGTtgagtgtattttttttttagtactaAAGATCTTCAATCTAATTATATATGTTCTAAAACTCCACATGGAATCAAATTATCATCAACTTGCAAAATCATTCATTTTCTTTATTGAACCCTTGTCTCCCCTATCACCTCAACCTCCCCCAAACCTACTACCACATCATCATCCtcatctccctctcctccacaaATTGAATGAAGCTACATAACAAGTTAATTACACAAAAAACAATCGCAAGAACATTCTAGACTTAAACCCCGTAATATGTCTAACTAAGAAGAGAAGGTGCCCTTAATGACATCCTTCCTTTCTTTCTCCTTAAATATTCCCTCAAACTTCACACTTCTCCTCATAACTTGTGATTGATTTTATGGTCTCGTCGCGAGAAGATGCCTAATGCGGCCACATACAAGTGAGCTTCTTTCGCGTACACTTAAACTCTACTCTTCTCTTGAACACATCCACATATGAGAAAACTAACACCATCTCTTTCAAATTTCAGAGTCTTTGTCGGCACTTGGAATGTCGGAGCCATCACACCATCAAACAGTCTCAATTTGGAGGATTGGTTGGGCACAAATCGCGACTCCTACGACATTTATGTTCTCGGGTATATACATATCGAATTCTATACCGTTTTGTATAGTTTCAGTATTATGATATGACTGCTCAATGGGTTTAAGGTTTCAAGAGATTGTGCCACTGAGCACTAGAAATGTGCTTGGTCCTGAAAGGAACAGGGTGGCCATGAAGTGGAACTCACTCATCGGAGCAACTCTGAACAAATGTCATCGAACCGAGGAGGAGAATAAGAAGCCTCGTGAAGTAAAATCGGAGCATCATCACAAGGTGTACCCTATGAAACAAGGGGGTGTTGATCATGTCGAGTTCAATTGTATAATGAGCAAGCAAATGGTTGGGATTCTGATCTCAGTTTGGGCGAGGAAAGATCTTTCAGGATTAATCAGGAACCTTTGTGTCTCCTCTGTTGGTTGCGGCATCATGCGCTGCTTGAAGAATAAGGTATCGGTCGATCATATCCCTTGAAACTAGATGGATTTATACAACTGCATGAGGGTGTTTTCGTACTCCTTTTGGGCATCTACTATGATATTTGCAAttgttttgttgttgttgttgttgttgtttacttGTTATTTGGAAAGTCTTTTGCGATATGATTTGGGTTGTCATAGATGACTTATTGCATTTGGGAAATTTgatcataattttgaaaatatatatctATAATTTGTAGGGTTCGGTGTCGGTTAGATTCTATCTTCGCGGAGCGAGTTTTTGTTTCGTGTGTTGCCATCTGAGTTCAGGAGGAAAAGAGGCAGACCAAAAGCTTCGGAATCTAAATGTCACTCATATTTTATCCAAGACTTGTTTTGCCGCCAACGACTCTTCAAACAATTCTCCCAAGAAAATTCCCGGTCACGAGTAAGTGCGTTTCAAGTTTTTCATACGCTTAGGACTAATGCAATTAACGACAAATCATTATCGTCCTCATCATCTTCGTGCAGTCATATAGTCTTGTTCGGAGATTTAAACTACCGAATCTCCTTACCCGATGCGAAAATGAGGCAACTTGTCGACCGAGAGGAGTGGAAAACCTTGTTAGATGATGATCAGGTATGAAATTACATTGTCATTAACAAtaaacttataattttttttaaccctaattaaatCTCATGTCTTTATTTTGTAGCTAAGTTTTGAATTGTCCCCAAGAGGAATATTTGAAGGTTGGAACGAGGGCCCCATCAATTTTCCTCCTACATATAAATATAAACCTAACTCTGATGAATATTATTATGGTTATATTTATGATGAAtcaaaagaagagaagagaagagctccAGCATGGTcagtaaaactaaactaattaattttatttatttatttatttttgggtGGGGAAAAGAAGTGAGAATTAtggattttgttttaaaaaattaggtGCGATCGAATCCTGTGGATCGGGAAAGGCTTGAAGCAACTTTGCTACGAGCGATGCGAGTCGAAGTTGTCGGACCACCGATCAGTGCGAGCGATCTTTCTTGTTGACGTAGAGGTGTGATTGTAGTGACTTATATACTTTGGGAGGATGATGTACGAAATGGAAGATCGAGTTTATTTACTTAACTACGAAATCCATTTCTTGAATTCGCTCAAATTATGAGTTTCCACTTATCGATAGCAAATGAATAGATGCCTAATATTTCTTTTTGGCATCGGGGCACAGGTTCATTAATAAAAAAAGGAAGGATCTCATAgatcatccgagttggtatgtgatGGAATACTTGTCACATGAGGTTACGGAGTCGAAATTCAGGATAGTCGGGACGTAAATccccggtccctgtgcaactcatCTCACCTGtcacatgctcgctcaggatgtTGTGATTTACCTCTCTCGTGATGGTCTTGAGTCGGGTGTGATGGAAGCGCTGGGGACAGACGATTTCACCTTTTGctacattaataaaaaaaaaaaaaagaaaaaaaaaaaaagaaagagaacggAGGATAATTTTCTTATATCCCAAATCGAGATGCAAGAGCGCTTATGTAAAGCTAATTATTAtcctaaattttatatatttacatTCTCTTtcaattctctaaatttagatttatattataaaaataaaataatatttttttttcaacatctACTCTCTCTAATTAAACTTTTTGGTAttacaaatataataataaaaaattagaaaagtaaataaaataataaaaaaattaaagataatgaaaattttaaaataactaaTATAGTGTGTAGCGAAAATTAATGTAGTATGTAGtgaaaattaattgtttaaatttaataaagtggataatttattttaaattttagagatattatagAAAAATTGATATAGATATTTTAAGAAAATAGGTCAGTTGAGGGTGATAATCCCCGAGAGCAGATCCTCTGGTCTACAAATTACGGACCAGGGATGATCCACTACATGTGGACCTTTGATTTAGATGGATCCCACCCATTTAAAGATGAGGTCCATCCAAATTAAAGATCTTTATTAGTGGACCATTTTCTGATCCACAATTTATGGACCAGAGAATCCCTATTGAATAACCCCCCTCATCTCCCTCTcagattaaaaattatttttttcctttacttATCCTTCCTTCACCTCCTCTCAAATAGACTATAAAAGAATAAATACTTGAAAcaaatgatttaatttttttaaatataagaaGAATTCTATGTTTTACTTACTCTTCATTCACCTCCTTAGATAGTCCATAAAAGAATAAAtactttagttttttaaaatataagaagaattcTATGTTTTACTTACCCTTCCTTCGCCTCCTCAGATAGACCATAAAGGAATAAATACTTGGAACAAatgatttagttttaaaatataagaaaaattcTATGTTGGTGCAATTGTGGTCGAGGTTTGATCAAGTTGACCAAATTTGATTTGACTTAAGTTGTGattttaatatttgattaatataTTATTTGATCGAGTGAGATGTCAAGTaggtaaatattaattaaatacttGATCGTCGATTAATATATTAAGTTGATTGAGCaaaaagttaagtaggtcaaaatTACTTAGATACTTGACAAGAtatgaaagtccaagtagatcatgtTTTACCGGATACTTAGTGGTTGGAAGTTTAACATGGAGTTGACACgagacgaaaagtccaagtggatcatcgTTGATTAGACACTTGATGATCGAAAATCCAATAGGTATAGTTGAtaagaaaaaagtccaagtgagacATGATTGATTGAACACTTGACGGTCAGAAGTCTAATATGAACTTGGCACGAGACAAAAAGTTCAAGTGAATCATGGTTGATGGGACACTTGATGATCGAAAGTCCAACAGATAGTTGGTAAAAGAAAAGCCCAAGTGAGTTACGGTTAACCGGACACTTTGTGATCATAAGTCCAACAAGAAGTCGACATGAGGCGTGAAGTTTTAATAGATCAAGATTGACCGAATACCAGATAACAATAAAATCTTGATATATCAAAGTTGATCGGATGATAGATAATGAGGAAGTCGAACAAAATCAATTTTTGACTTGAATATCATAATGAAATTATTTTCGATGTGAAATGGAGCACGTTCAGACATTTATTGTATTTGTTACAAAATATTAGTTGACTCTTGACTTTAAGAACTAAACAGATGCAAGTTTGATTCAATTGTTCGACCTAtggtttcaaaaataaaaaaaaaaaattgagtttgaCTCACTTAATTTGATGGTTCACTTCAGTCGGTTAATGCCAATCAGAATTAAATAGAAAATGAGCCAAATTCACTTGTTCGATTCAATTAATTAGATAAGTTGAATGATAGTTTATATCAGtcgattaatttttaaataatcgataaatttaaatatattttaaaaaattcaaaggtCATTCAATGGTCCGAGACCATACCAATTAATTGATAAATATGATCAGTGGATTGATAGATAGAAATCAATCATAatctaaaagttttaaaaatgagaTTTTGAGAAAGTTACTGTAATAACTAGATGTTGAATTAACTAGTTTTAATAATCTAGTTATTGAATTAACTAGATGTTGGATATGTGTAGTTACTACACACGTTACCAAGTGAGTAGCACACATCAAGAGAGTAGACAAATGGTGTTCACTCTTCTCCTTATAAGACGTCCAAGCAAATCAAAGGAGGAAGGGGATTCATATAGGGAAATAAGGGATTTGGTTTGTAGAATCCTCGAGAAGTGTTTGTCACCGTAACTTTCTCACAGACGATAAGAGATGACTTCCTCCATCCAACATTTTCTCCTCTTCGAATTTTACCACAACGAGATATGAATTTATTATTTCGTTTAGTGAATTTCTATTATAATTCCATCAATGGTATCATAGCGTTAGAAATTATATCGAGTTGCGATTTCTCATCGTCgtttgcacgactaatgtgtcgcAACATACGAGCGCCGTCAACCACATCACAATAAATGGATGCAGCGGTAAGTAGACCGACGACAGGGTCACAAGTTGGCGACCGAGTGGCTCATCGGCAACAGTGTTGTTGCAGAGCAGCGTGTTGCGTCGAGCTGTAGAATCGCGACAGTGTCGCGATTTGCACTAGAGCCAAGCTCGCGTCGGAAAAGTATGCGGGCGATGGCATTCCGGATCTGGCGAAGGCTTCTTGTCTGGCCGGCGATGCTCTAGTGGCCAAGACGCGTAGAACAGCCAACGGCGATGTCGTCGGGCCAAGGGTGACCAATGTCCAACACTGAAAAGGACCGGCGACCACACTGAAAAGGACCGTTTAATTTAAATCAGAATcaatttgagttgatttaattggATAAAATTGGATCAAATTGATTAAATTTGTTCTGATAGATCAAACTTAAATCAATGTGCATTAGTTTGATCAAACAgatctgagtttgattaataaatctgaaattgactgaaatgagtTTAGATTAAATCATGCATAATGAAACATAGGTACAGAAAATCTCTGTCCAATTAAATTAGTTCTAACCAATGaaccaagcttaggatctggattcccAATCGACCAGTCTAATGGGTCAATCAACTTAGACTcctaaaaattgaaaaaatttatttttcttgatttataatgttggTTCTATGTctttataaattgaattaagtcaATTTTATACTAATCagtcagttttgtactgacttatttaattttaatttttcagatgacACGGACGATCACTACATTAACTCGCCGCAAAGTGAGGCGGAACCAGCTCAGGGAAAAAATTTAGGAGtagagtataactctacttatggagtcgacgAACATGTTGGACGACTTGAtaaactattttgaaaacttgagcaagaagagttttcAATCTTAGACAGTTATAGGATTTGAGCTTTGATGCATTCATTGCTAGAGTATCCTAAGATGATAACAGACTATATATGGGGGCGTCATTAAGGACACGTCACATATTCAGAAttgtgtgaggaactacttcaccatatgacTGAAGAGTTCGAAGATAACCCAGAAATGTTCGAGAAAGATCCAAAAGAGGATCTGATTGTGGATCCGACGGAGAATCTTGAAGTTATCCCACCTAAGATTACCCCAAATGTGAAAGGGATAATGTTGGTCACTGTACTAATGTCTGTTCTAGTGGGAGTGATATTAGCCTATCTAATCTATTAGAGTTCTATTATTATTAATGTCATTATGTATGAATACTATTAGTCCATTTAGTCCATGctagtttgttatatgttaacaatatgtagcattatgttaatgatatgttcatgcATATGTTTTTTAAATGCTGATTACTTCACTTGATGCATGATATTATGGTCAATGCAATATACTCTTTGATTAGTTCATTATTAGTATAATCattaatgattagttcattagtTGAGATGTCTGTAATAGTATTaatcaatattgatttgattggttgtacgaatgatgagtgaaatataattatcacttgattttgtaaaccaactcaaattaatatggagtcaatcataaattacatacatacactaaatactaaataatgtgtttatttatgttaaattatgataacaaaaaaattataattcAACTAAGGAgagaaacttaatggggataactataagaccTAACACCTTAGGATACAATATCTAGCTACTTGAGGAATAAGAAGTTTTGGaagctgtaaatcaggttatggtagaacctgtagatggtcccaatGCATAgtacagacgagatcttgatacctataaggtatggaagaaaaaggactccactgtagagggcatattgattagttcaatggtaaaTGACCTAACTTTTGAGTATTAGTCATATCTTtcggctcatgcagtctgggtagcccttaaggagaaatacagtggagtaagtctgagcaagtttTGACAATTGAtgatcaagtttgacagctaaAAGAAGTGTCCGAATGTTtcgatggttcaacacctcagggagatatcgaacatgattcgagagcttaaaatTACAGGTCATGAGTTgatcgatgaacaacaggttcaatcGTTCAAGTAGTTATTCGTTCCCTTCCAGATCTTGAGAGACCATGAAGTAGACCCTagctcacagtgagagtatcaagactttcactgacgtcttacaccatgtagaattggagacaGAGAGAGTTAAATCCGTAAAGATTTCTAGACTAGCCTATGTGGTTGTTAGTTATGTTGAATCATTTGGATCCATGACAAAGAAATGGTTCAAAAAAAGGGaagggaaaaaagaaaaaagctaatattATAGGACAGaacccaatcaagaagaaagaaaagaagactggaaagaaacctaaaagcaagttgacttgctttaACTGCGGTAAGAAGGATTACTTCGCTTGGGAGTGCACTGAGCTGAAAAAGGTAAATTTAAGTGTATCTTCTTTTCCTAAGTAATTtattgctagttcagtgttgttagctgattcttatcctttgtgggtTATAGATTCGAGaacaaccaaccatgtagctcaggaatgagttacatttgttgagtatcgTTGGGTATAATCTGGCAACAAGTAGatatatgtgggaaacaatgtaagagttgaagtcaaaggagtcggcacttgcaaactcaaccttcatggtggtagtgttttgtttctacatgatgtcctgtatgcccCTAAAAGTTGATAAAATCTTATTTCTAttacatgtcttcttgatttagggtatgatattaatttttacagtcgatGTGTTgtacttaagattgactcagtatcaatcggatatggttttttaacaaataattTTATTGTTCTTGATATAAAAACAGATGTCAATGCTATTGAGGGTTATTTTCAAACATTACTCTAACTAGTGAtacagatataactgatgaggtttgatatgctagattaggacacataggataaGAACGTATGAATCAGTTGTCTAGAGAGAGTCTATTGCACACTCGGGCTAATAtttacttgtctatatgtgagtattgtcttgttggaaaagcaactaggaaaccatttggtaagactgTTAGAGCTGAATTattattgcaattaattcattcagatatttgtagtctaatgaatgtgaaggctagcatgtagcttcctatttcattacatttattgacgaTTCCTctcattttggtcatgtgtatttgatatctcataaatctgaagcattggattgctttattcgttatatgaacgaagttgagaatcaaacggaacgtaaagttaagactttatgtACTGATCGTGGAGGGAAATATTTATCTggtatgttcaagacaatatgtaatgataaagAAATTATTAGACATCTGACAATCATTGGAACCCCACAGTAAAATGGGGTAGTTGAAAGATGAAATAGAACTCTTATTGAAATGATTAGGTCTAGGATGTCGTAGGCTAATTTGCTAATCTCCTATTAGGGAGATGTCTTATTTAACTACGGCTTATATACTTAACAAGGTGACTTCAAAATCAGTTCCATCTACTCTATATGAATGTTGGACAGGTAGAAAATcatatttgagtaatctgagaccttgggggtcagctgcttatggtcatgatagttctcacaagtatgaaaaactgggactaggggtaagaaatgtatctttattaggTACCATGAGGcatccaaaggttatgttttaaTAAGTGAGCAACTAGATAGAACCATGTCTGAAATAAATTCAAGAGATGCGATTTTTCTCGAAATAAAGTTCCCAACCATAGGTGATCTTGATAAGAGTGTTCagctatttgaggaggatgagatattatcaataaGAGATGTGTCAAAGGGATGCCTAAGTCTAGTCAACGGAGTGAGAGTGATATGTCAAGTCATGAGTTAACTTCTCAATAGTccaacttacgaagaagtgtttataaaatcaaacataagaaGAGGTttaatattgagaatgaggcattgat contains:
- the LOC121997639 gene encoding uncharacterized protein LOC121997639 isoform X3 codes for the protein MTDSDECKTAKTRSNTIASGEEGVRGRIEIELDPVVAGRGGDTLYSVLCDFVAGVVSSPPSSLFPWIMFSFSKSSPRLQEASRNSSRNLRLWTRRGGSIRAIFVISVGTITLLALTGLLIFLCFLFTATLNAVIVSLLVSLVAAGGFLAFFFSCLIAIYIGTLSIAAFAISITTISTIIAIMVATGWIGFFWVIWLVAKKSLGLTSQSVSKASSIISTYSKTRQAS
- the LOC121997640 gene encoding type IV inositol polyphosphate 5-phosphatase 9-like; its protein translation is MPNAATYKVFVGTWNVGAITPSNSLNLEDWLGTNRDSYDIYVLGFQEIVPLSTRNVLGPERNRVAMKWNSLIGATLNKCHRTEEENKKPREVKSEHHHKVYPMKQGGVDHVEFNCIMSKQMVGILISVWARKDLSGLIRNLCVSSVGCGIMRCLKNKGSVSVRFYLRGASFCFVCCHLSSGGKEADQKLRNLNVTHILSKTCFAANDSSNNSPKKIPGHDHIVLFGDLNYRISLPDAKMRQLVDREEWKTLLDDDQLSFELSPRGIFEGWNEGPINFPPTYKYKPNSDEYYYGYIYDESKEEKRRAPAWCDRILWIGKGLKQLCYERCESKLSDHRSVRAIFLVDVEV